A window from Halomicrobium urmianum encodes these proteins:
- a CDS encoding ribbon-helix-helix domain-containing protein: MADYTTVSIPKDLADRVEETIEGTSFSSTSDLVRFLLRSIVIKHEEEGELTEAEFQDIADQLRDLGYLE, translated from the coding sequence ATGGCCGACTACACGACCGTTTCCATCCCGAAGGACCTCGCGGACCGGGTCGAGGAGACGATCGAGGGGACGAGCTTCTCGTCCACGAGCGACCTCGTGCGGTTCCTGCTGCGATCGATCGTCATCAAGCACGAGGAGGAGGGCGAACTGACCGAGGCGGAGTTCCAGGATATCGCCGATCAACTGCGCGACCTGGGTTACCTCGAGTAA